A window of the Thermodesulfovibrionales bacterium genome harbors these coding sequences:
- a CDS encoding glutaredoxin family protein produces MVRLRYYYKAGCWLCERAEELLNGLMEKYRLIVEKIDIAANDTLYELYRFDIPVLEFRDGTALHGRIKKKDLLERFEANKE; encoded by the coding sequence ATGGTGAGACTGAGGTATTATTACAAGGCGGGGTGCTGGCTCTGCGAAAGGGCTGAGGAGCTGCTCAACGGTCTGATGGAAAAGTATCGCCTGATAGTCGAAAAGATCGATATCGCGGCGAACGACACCCTCTACGAGCTTTACCGGTTCGACATCCCGGTCTTGGAATTCAGGGACGGCACCGCACTCCATGGCAGGATCAAGAAGAAAGACCTCCTCGAACGATTCGAGGCGAATAAAGAATAG
- the hypE gene encoding hydrogenase expression/formation protein HypE yields the protein MDKIRLGHGSGGKMMHELIAEHFAPAFSMSGFGDSAVVSVETGRLAFTTDSYVVSPLFFPGGNIGELAVFGTVNDLAMAGAMPLYLSSGFIIEEGFPFSDLKRIVSAMSEAAEGAGVRIVAGDTKVVNRGKGDGIFINTAGIGIIADDIDISPSRIRSGDKVIVSGGLGNHGIAIIAERNGITFNPPVRSDTRPLNGIVGSMLGITHEIRFMRDPTRGGLATTLKEAAKESGKCIRIREDALPIPPQVRGACELLGYDPLYVANEGILVAIADPRDAEPLVSKMREHPYGSDTRIIGEVEDSPEGMVLLQTVIGGNRILEMLQGEQLPRIC from the coding sequence GTGGATAAAATACGTCTCGGCCACGGAAGCGGCGGCAAAATGATGCACGAATTGATTGCGGAGCATTTCGCGCCCGCGTTCTCCATGAGCGGATTCGGGGATTCGGCTGTTGTTTCTGTGGAGACCGGTAGGCTCGCCTTCACGACCGATTCCTACGTCGTCTCGCCTCTCTTTTTCCCGGGCGGCAATATCGGCGAGCTTGCCGTATTCGGAACAGTAAATGATCTCGCCATGGCAGGTGCGATGCCCCTCTATCTTTCGTCGGGTTTCATTATCGAGGAAGGGTTCCCCTTTTCAGACCTGAAAAGGATCGTTTCAGCGATGTCTGAAGCCGCCGAGGGAGCCGGTGTGAGGATCGTAGCCGGGGACACAAAGGTCGTAAACAGAGGAAAGGGTGACGGGATCTTCATCAATACAGCCGGTATCGGCATCATAGCGGACGACATTGACATATCTCCTTCGAGGATAAGGAGCGGCGACAAGGTCATCGTGAGCGGAGGGCTCGGCAATCACGGAATAGCGATCATCGCCGAGAGGAACGGAATAACCTTTAACCCGCCGGTCAGGAGTGATACGAGGCCGCTTAACGGCATTGTCGGTTCGATGCTCGGCATCACCCATGAAATACGGTTCATGAGAGACCCCACGCGGGGCGGTCTCGCTACGACCCTGAAAGAGGCTGCGAAGGAATCGGGCAAGTGCATAAGGATAAGAGAGGATGCCCTTCCCATTCCGCCCCAGGTGAGGGGTGCCTGTGAACTCCTCGGTTATGATCCCCTGTATGTCGCGAATGAGGGGATACTCGTCGCGATTGCGGACCCGAGAGATGCCGAGCCCCTCGTGTCGAAGATGAGAGAGCATCCTTACGGTTCTGATACACGGATTATCGGTGAGGTTGAAGATTCTCCGGAGGGGATGGTATTGCTCCAAACCGTAATCGGTGGCAACCGCATACTCGAGATGCTCCAGGGAGAGCAGTTGCCGAGGATATGCTGA
- the hypD gene encoding hydrogenase formation protein HypD — protein MKDCLTEIRTLMERIGRPLKLMEVCGTHTVAIFRHGIRGIIPEAVSLLSGPGCPVCVTSIKDVDSAIALSRMDGVVLTTFGDMMRVPGGRQALDDVRAEGADVRIVYSPMDALRIAEQEKGKEVIFFATGFETTSPLIAATIGEVERRGLKNVSVHSAHKLVPPALKALLDSPGLRVDGFILPGHVSTIIGKRPYEFIAADYKKPAVITGFSAEDILEGIRMLLKQTAENAARIEIQYAKVVREQGNPKAMELIGKIFEPSDAYWRGIGTIPGSGLKIREEFVAYDALKRFNPEVPYCPEPSACSCGDVLRGVKIPTDCPLFATACTPESPVGACMVSTEGSCAAYYKYGPHRG, from the coding sequence ATGAAAGATTGTCTCACCGAAATAAGAACTCTCATGGAGAGGATAGGGAGACCGCTGAAACTCATGGAGGTCTGCGGCACGCACACGGTCGCGATTTTCCGTCATGGTATCAGGGGGATTATCCCTGAGGCGGTGAGCCTCTTGAGCGGGCCCGGTTGTCCGGTCTGCGTTACCTCGATAAAGGACGTAGATTCCGCCATCGCCCTTTCCCGGATGGATGGCGTTGTCCTTACCACCTTCGGTGACATGATGAGGGTCCCCGGGGGAAGGCAGGCCCTCGATGATGTGAGGGCCGAGGGAGCAGACGTCAGGATTGTCTATTCGCCTATGGATGCCCTTCGGATTGCGGAGCAGGAGAAGGGAAAAGAAGTTATCTTCTTTGCCACGGGGTTTGAGACGACATCTCCCCTCATCGCCGCTACCATCGGAGAGGTTGAGAGAAGAGGACTGAAAAATGTTTCTGTCCATTCCGCCCACAAACTCGTCCCCCCCGCTCTCAAGGCCCTGCTCGATTCACCTGGACTCCGGGTTGACGGCTTTATTCTCCCCGGGCATGTGAGCACGATCATCGGGAAGAGACCCTATGAATTCATCGCAGCTGACTACAAGAAACCTGCAGTGATTACGGGCTTCAGCGCCGAAGATATCCTCGAGGGAATAAGGATGCTCCTGAAGCAGACAGCCGAGAACGCTGCCAGGATCGAGATACAATATGCGAAGGTTGTCAGGGAGCAGGGCAATCCGAAGGCGATGGAGTTGATAGGCAAGATCTTTGAACCGTCCGATGCCTACTGGAGGGGAATCGGAACGATCCCGGGCAGCGGACTGAAGATCCGGGAGGAGTTTGTTGCCTATGATGCCCTGAAGAGGTTCAATCCGGAAGTCCCCTATTGCCCGGAGCCCTCAGCCTGCTCCTGCGGTGATGTCCTGAGGGGCGTGAAAATTCCGACTGATTGTCCTCTCTTCGCGACCGCGTGCACTCCTGAAAGCCCCGTCGGGGCCTGCATGGTGAGCACCGAAGGAAGCTGCGCGGCCTATTATAAATACGGACCCCACCGTGGATAA